A stretch of the Bacillus anthracis str. Vollum genome encodes the following:
- the etfB gene encoding electron transfer flavoprotein subunit beta, which yields MNIYVLMKRTFDTEEKIVIKNGAIYDGEAEFIINPYDEYAIEEAIQVRDAQGGEVTVVTVGGEDSEKELRTALAMGCDKAVLINIEDDVENGDQFTTAKVLAEYLKDKDADLILGGNVAIDGASGQVGPRVAEALNIPYVTTITKLEIDGTNVKIERDVEGDTEVVETSLPVLVTAQQGLNEPRYPSLPGIMKAKKKPLEELELDDLDLEEDDVEAKTKTIEIYLPPKKDAGKVLQGELQDQVKELVSLLHTEAKVI from the coding sequence ATGAACATCTACGTACTCATGAAACGAACATTTGATACAGAAGAAAAAATCGTAATTAAAAACGGTGCAATTTACGATGGCGAAGCGGAATTCATCATCAACCCTTACGATGAATATGCGATTGAAGAAGCAATTCAAGTAAGAGACGCACAAGGTGGAGAAGTTACTGTTGTAACAGTCGGTGGCGAAGATAGTGAGAAAGAACTTCGTACGGCGTTAGCGATGGGCTGTGATAAAGCGGTATTAATTAATATTGAAGATGATGTAGAAAATGGTGACCAGTTTACAACAGCAAAAGTGCTTGCTGAATATTTAAAAGATAAAGATGCAGATTTAATTTTAGGCGGAAACGTTGCAATTGATGGTGCATCTGGACAAGTTGGTCCGCGTGTAGCTGAAGCATTAAATATTCCGTACGTAACGACAATTACAAAACTTGAAATTGACGGTACAAACGTGAAGATTGAGCGCGATGTTGAAGGTGATACAGAAGTGGTTGAAACTTCATTACCAGTTTTAGTAACAGCACAGCAAGGTTTAAATGAACCGCGTTATCCATCGCTTCCAGGTATTATGAAAGCGAAGAAAAAGCCACTAGAAGAATTAGAATTAGATGATTTAGATTTAGAAGAAGATGATGTGGAAGCAAAGACAAAAACAATTGAAATCTATTTGCCTCCTAAGAAAGATGCAGGAAAAGTGTTACAAGGCGAGCTGCAAGATCAAGTAAAAGAACTTGTATCGTTGCTCCATACAGAAGCGAAAGTAATCTAA
- a CDS encoding enoyl-CoA hydratase, which translates to MLKFLSVRVEDHIAVATLNHAPANAMSSQVMHDVTELIDQVEKDDNIRVVVIHGEGRFFSAGADIKEFTSVTEAKQATELAQLGQVTFERVEKCSKPVIAAIHGAALGGGLEFAMSCHMRFATESAKLGLPELTLGLIPGFAGTQRLPRYVGKAKACEMMLTSTPITGAEALKWGLVNGVFAEETFLDDTLKVAKQIAGKSPATARAVLELLQTTKSSHYYEGVQREAQIFGEVFTSEDGREGVAAFLEKRKPSFSGR; encoded by the coding sequence ATGTTGAAATTCCTATCTGTAAGAGTTGAAGATCATATCGCGGTGGCTACGTTAAATCATGCGCCAGCTAACGCGATGTCTTCGCAAGTTATGCATGACGTTACTGAATTAATTGATCAAGTGGAGAAGGATGATAATATTCGTGTTGTTGTTATTCATGGTGAAGGGCGCTTCTTCTCGGCGGGAGCAGATATTAAAGAATTTACATCTGTTACTGAAGCGAAGCAAGCGACTGAATTAGCGCAGCTTGGACAAGTTACGTTTGAGCGCGTTGAAAAATGTTCAAAACCAGTTATCGCGGCAATTCATGGAGCGGCACTTGGCGGCGGCCTTGAGTTTGCTATGTCTTGCCACATGCGCTTTGCAACTGAAAGCGCAAAACTTGGTTTACCTGAATTAACACTTGGATTAATTCCTGGATTTGCAGGTACACAGCGATTACCACGTTATGTTGGGAAAGCGAAAGCTTGTGAAATGATGTTAACAAGTACACCGATTACTGGTGCAGAAGCATTAAAATGGGGACTAGTTAACGGAGTTTTTGCTGAAGAAACATTTTTAGATGATACGCTTAAAGTTGCAAAACAGATTGCTGGAAAAAGCCCAGCGACGGCCCGTGCTGTACTAGAGTTATTGCAAACGACGAAATCGTCTCATTATTATGAGGGTGTACAACGCGAAGCTCAAATCTTTGGTGAAGTATTTACGAGTGAAGATGGAAGAGAAGGTGTAGCAGCATTTTTAGAAAAGCGTAAGCCTTCATTTAGTGGCAGGTAG
- a CDS encoding long-chain-fatty-acid--CoA ligase, which yields MEKPWLKSYPEEIPSTISYDIQPLHKYVEQMASRYPEKKALHFLGKDITFSVFHDKVKRFANYLQKLGVGKGDRVAIMLPNCPQAVIGYYGTLLAGGIVVQTNPLYTERELEYQLHDSGAKVILCLDLVFPRVTNVQSATKIEHVIVTRIADFLPFPKNLLYPFVQKKQSNLVVKVSESETIHLWNSVEKEVNTGVEVPCDPENDLALLQYTGGTTGFPKGVMLTHKNLVSNTLMGVQWLYNCKEGEEVVLGVLPFFHVYGMTAVMNLSIMQGYKMVLIPKFDMKMVFEAIKKHKVTLFPGAPTIYIALLNSPLLKEYDISSIRACISGSAPLPVEVQEKFETVTGGKLVEGYGLTESSPVTHSNFLWEKRVPGSIGVPWPDTEAMIMSLETGEALRPGEIGEIVVKGPQIMKGYWNKPEETAAVLQDGWLHTGDVGYMDEDGFFYVKDRKKDMIVASGFNVYPREVEEVLYEHEKVQEVVTIGVPDPYRGETVKAFVVLKEGTECSEEELNQFARKYLAAYKVPKVYEFRDELPKTTVGKILRRVLIEEEKRKNEDEQTG from the coding sequence GTGGAAAAACCATGGTTGAAAAGTTATCCAGAGGAAATTCCGAGTACGATTTCTTATGATATTCAGCCGCTTCATAAATATGTAGAACAGATGGCTTCTCGCTATCCAGAAAAGAAAGCGCTTCACTTTTTAGGTAAGGATATTACATTTTCGGTCTTCCATGATAAGGTGAAGAGATTTGCAAATTATCTTCAAAAGCTCGGTGTGGGAAAAGGTGATCGAGTTGCTATTATGTTGCCAAATTGTCCGCAAGCTGTAATTGGTTATTACGGTACATTACTTGCGGGAGGTATCGTAGTCCAAACAAATCCATTATATACAGAAAGAGAATTAGAATATCAACTTCATGACTCGGGAGCAAAAGTAATTCTTTGCCTTGATTTAGTGTTTCCAAGAGTAACGAATGTTCAATCTGCTACAAAAATTGAGCATGTTATCGTAACTCGTATTGCAGACTTTTTGCCCTTCCCTAAAAATCTATTGTATCCATTTGTGCAGAAAAAACAGTCGAATTTAGTTGTAAAAGTATCAGAGAGTGAAACGATTCACCTTTGGAACTCAGTAGAAAAAGAAGTGAATACAGGTGTTGAGGTGCCTTGTGATCCTGAAAATGATCTAGCTCTTTTACAGTACACAGGAGGAACAACTGGATTTCCCAAAGGCGTTATGTTAACGCATAAAAACCTCGTTTCTAACACTTTGATGGGAGTTCAATGGTTATATAATTGCAAAGAAGGAGAAGAAGTCGTTCTTGGGGTTCTTCCATTTTTCCACGTGTACGGCATGACGGCTGTTATGAATTTAAGTATTATGCAAGGATACAAAATGGTTCTTATTCCAAAATTTGATATGAAAATGGTTTTTGAAGCGATTAAGAAGCATAAAGTGACATTGTTTCCAGGAGCACCAACTATTTATATCGCTCTTTTAAATAGCCCGCTTTTAAAAGAATACGATATTTCTTCTATTCGTGCTTGTATTAGTGGATCAGCCCCACTGCCGGTAGAAGTACAGGAAAAGTTCGAAACAGTTACAGGTGGTAAATTAGTAGAGGGATATGGTTTAACAGAATCATCTCCAGTTACACATAGTAATTTTTTATGGGAAAAGCGAGTACCAGGTAGCATTGGAGTTCCGTGGCCAGATACAGAAGCAATGATTATGTCGCTTGAAACTGGTGAGGCATTACGACCGGGAGAAATCGGTGAAATTGTAGTAAAAGGTCCTCAGATTATGAAAGGGTATTGGAATAAGCCAGAAGAAACAGCAGCCGTACTGCAAGATGGATGGCTCCATACAGGGGATGTTGGCTACATGGATGAAGATGGCTTTTTCTATGTGAAAGATCGTAAGAAAGATATGATTGTTGCGAGCGGATTTAATGTGTATCCTCGTGAAGTAGAAGAGGTATTATATGAGCATGAAAAGGTGCAAGAAGTAGTGACGATTGGAGTTCCTGATCCGTATAGGGGAGAGACAGTTAAAGCGTTTGTTGTGTTAAAAGAAGGTACGGAGTGTTCTGAGGAAGAATTAAATCAGTTTGCTCGTAAATATTTAGCGGCCTATAAAGTGCCGAAAGTATATGAGTTTAGAGATGAACTGCCGAAAACGACAGTTGGAAAAATTTTGCGCCGTGTCCTAATTGAGGAAGAGAAAAGAAAGAATGAGGATGAGCAAACGGGCTAA
- a CDS encoding BclA C-terminal domain-containing protein: MSSWRNNINGYCSCNNQNGVHVDSCCFSCDGTVPKLGPTGPTGATGATGATGVTGVTGVTGATGITGATGITGATGITGVTGPTGATGITGATGPTGATGPTGATGITGATGATGATGATGVTGVTGATGITGATGITGVTGPTGATGITGATGPTGATGITGATGPTGVTGTSITATYAFANNTSGTAISVLLGGTNVPLPNNQNIGPGITVSGGNTVFTVANAGNYYISYTINITASLLVSSRITINGAPLAGTINSPAVATTSFSATIITTLAAGSAISLQLFGLLAVATLSTTTPGAVLTIIRLS; this comes from the coding sequence ATGTCTTCATGGAGAAATAATATAAATGGATATTGTAGTTGTAATAATCAAAATGGTGTACATGTTGATTCATGCTGTTTTAGTTGCGATGGAACAGTTCCTAAGCTGGGTCCAACAGGTCCGACGGGAGCAACGGGAGCAACAGGAGCAACAGGAGTAACGGGAGTAACGGGAGTAACAGGAGCGACAGGAATAACGGGAGCGACAGGAATAACAGGAGCAACAGGAATAACGGGAGTAACGGGTCCAACGGGAGCGACAGGAATAACAGGAGCAACGGGTCCAACGGGAGCAACAGGTCCGACGGGAGCGACAGGAATAACGGGAGCAACAGGAGCAACAGGAGCAACAGGAGCAACGGGAGTAACGGGAGTAACAGGAGCGACAGGAATAACAGGAGCAACAGGAATAACGGGAGTAACGGGTCCAACGGGAGCGACAGGAATAACAGGAGCAACGGGTCCAACGGGAGCGACAGGAATAACGGGAGCGACAGGTCCAACGGGAGTCACAGGTACAAGTATTACGGCGACGTATGCATTTGCAAATAATACGTCAGGGACAGCGATATCGGTACTTCTTGGTGGAACAAATGTCCCGCTTCCAAATAATCAAAATATCGGTCCGGGGATTACTGTATCTGGGGGAAATACAGTATTTACGGTTGCAAATGCTGGGAACTATTATATTTCATATACAATTAATATAACGGCTTCGTTATTAGTCAGTTCGCGGATTACAATTAATGGAGCGCCACTTGCTGGGACGATTAATTCTCCTGCGGTAGCAACTACATCATTTAGTGCAACAATTATTACTACTCTTGCGGCTGGAAGTGCTATTAGTTTGCAACTATTTGGCTTGTTAGCTGTTGCAACATTATCAACAACTACACCAGGAGCTGTGTTAACGATAATAAGGTTAAGTTGA
- a CDS encoding ABC transporter substrate-binding protein: MKKILSIFIVVFLFAVGCGQQKEEKKETKADNKNQAITIKHAEGETKLDKPAKKVVVLEWVYSEDLLALGVQPVGMADIKNYNKWVNTKTKPSKDVVDVGTRQQPNLEEISRLKPDLIITASFRGKAIKNELEQIAPTVMFDPSTSNNDHFAEMTETFKQIAKAVGKEEEGKKVLADMDKAFADAKAKIEKADLKDKNIAMAQAFTAKNVPTFRILTDNSLALQVTKKLGLTNTFEAGKSEPDGFKQTTVESLQSVQDSNFIYIVADEDNIFDTQLKGNPAWEELKFKKENKMYKLKGDTWIFGGPESATSLATQVADVMTAKK, from the coding sequence ATGAAGAAAATTCTCAGTATTTTCATAGTAGTTTTTCTATTCGCTGTTGGATGCGGACAGCAAAAAGAGGAGAAAAAAGAAACAAAAGCGGACAATAAAAATCAAGCTATAACAATTAAACACGCTGAAGGGGAAACGAAGTTAGATAAACCAGCGAAAAAAGTAGTTGTACTTGAATGGGTATATTCAGAAGACTTATTAGCACTTGGTGTTCAGCCAGTAGGGATGGCAGACATTAAGAATTATAATAAATGGGTAAATACAAAAACAAAACCGAGTAAAGATGTTGTAGATGTCGGGACACGTCAACAACCAAACTTAGAAGAAATTAGCCGTTTAAAACCAGATTTAATTATCACAGCTTCATTCCGTGGTAAAGCAATTAAAAATGAATTAGAACAAATTGCACCAACAGTTATGTTTGATCCATCAACAAGCAATAACGATCACTTTGCTGAAATGACAGAAACATTTAAACAAATTGCAAAAGCAGTTGGAAAAGAAGAAGAAGGTAAAAAAGTATTAGCTGATATGGATAAAGCATTCGCTGATGCAAAAGCAAAAATTGAAAAAGCAGACTTAAAAGATAAAAACATCGCAATGGCACAAGCATTTACTGCTAAAAATGTGCCAACATTCCGTATCTTAACTGACAATTCTTTAGCTTTACAAGTTACAAAAAAATTAGGTTTAACAAATACTTTTGAAGCAGGAAAATCTGAGCCTGATGGTTTCAAACAAACAACTGTGGAATCATTACAAAGTGTACAAGATTCAAACTTCATTTACATTGTAGCGGATGAAGATAACATTTTTGACACGCAACTAAAAGGCAACCCTGCTTGGGAAGAATTAAAGTTTAAAAAAGAAAACAAAATGTATAAATTAAAAGGCGACACTTGGATTTTCGGTGGTCCTGAGTCTGCAACATCTTTAGCAACACAAGTAGCAGATGTAATGACAGCGAAGAAGTGA
- the fhuB gene encoding Fe(3+)-hydroxamate ABC transporter permease FhuB, with protein MNNLQHTLRASLVFGGGGALLLLLFFIHIGQGQANISYSMIIDALISPNQSLEHQTLIMLRLPRAVIAILAGGALAASGVILQTLTKNPLAESSTMGIHSGAYFFLVAATIFLPKGLQINSLLFTFIGGAITALFVYRISGEKKGTPLRMALAGMVVTLMLSAFTGTMQLFYENETAGLFLWGAGSLIQNNWDGVQFSFPFIIISFLVLLGISRKLNILLLGDDVAVSLGEKTAVTRLIAFIAAIFLTAVIVTVVGPIGFVGLVAPHLMRLIGYRQHFTLLLSSFLWGAVLLLGADVAGRLIDPTGAELPVGAVTAMIGSPWLIYLVYRMMKSKQYMNDNGANTAGASSRYYSYKKVIIISITLCIVTIALGVTIGSNAYIESITNVISGQLTQFDKNMMMNLRLPRMLVAAIAGACLAISGLVFQGILRNPLADPSIIGISSGAGVGALTIMYVFPTLPGFFLPIGAFIGGLLAVGIVLFFSWKSGFSPTALALIGIGISALGSAIIQIFIVKANLNVAAALTWLSGSTYARGWNHLENIILYPSLILVLIIFFLIKQLDVLVLGDDLATGLGQPVNKTRLALIVLATLLASVNIAAVGTIAFLGLVAPHLARIVVGMNHQRLFVCSALFGAILLSIADLLGRTIAYPKEIPSGLVVAVLGAPYFLWLMRKSGKKVN; from the coding sequence ATGAATAACTTACAACATACACTTCGAGCAAGTCTTGTATTCGGAGGAGGAGGAGCTCTCTTGCTCCTCCTTTTCTTTATTCATATCGGACAAGGTCAAGCAAACATTTCCTATAGTATGATTATTGATGCTCTTATCTCACCGAACCAATCGCTAGAACACCAAACTTTAATTATGCTTCGATTACCTAGAGCTGTAATCGCCATTTTAGCTGGCGGTGCTCTTGCTGCATCTGGGGTCATTTTACAAACGTTAACAAAAAATCCACTTGCTGAATCCAGTACAATGGGTATTCACTCTGGTGCATATTTCTTTCTAGTAGCGGCTACAATTTTCTTACCGAAAGGTCTGCAAATTAACTCACTTCTTTTCACATTTATCGGTGGTGCTATTACTGCTTTATTTGTATACCGTATTTCTGGTGAAAAAAAGGGAACCCCACTTAGAATGGCACTAGCTGGTATGGTCGTTACATTAATGCTTTCTGCCTTTACTGGAACGATGCAACTTTTCTATGAAAATGAAACAGCTGGTTTATTTTTATGGGGAGCTGGCTCTCTTATTCAAAATAACTGGGATGGCGTTCAATTTTCTTTTCCATTTATCATTATTTCTTTCCTAGTTTTACTTGGCATATCTCGCAAACTCAACATTCTCTTACTTGGTGATGATGTTGCGGTTTCTCTTGGCGAAAAAACAGCAGTAACACGTCTTATCGCCTTCATTGCTGCAATCTTTTTAACAGCAGTCATTGTTACTGTCGTTGGACCAATTGGTTTTGTCGGCTTAGTTGCACCTCATTTAATGCGCCTGATAGGATACCGTCAACACTTTACTCTTCTTCTCTCTTCTTTCTTATGGGGAGCAGTATTATTACTTGGAGCAGATGTTGCTGGTAGACTAATAGATCCAACCGGTGCCGAACTTCCTGTTGGGGCAGTCACGGCAATGATTGGATCGCCTTGGCTTATTTACTTAGTGTATCGGATGATGAAGTCAAAACAATATATGAATGATAACGGTGCGAATACAGCTGGAGCTAGTTCCCGCTATTACTCTTATAAAAAGGTAATCATTATATCTATCACACTCTGTATTGTGACAATTGCTCTTGGTGTTACAATCGGTAGTAACGCTTATATCGAAAGCATTACAAATGTTATATCAGGCCAATTAACACAATTTGATAAAAACATGATGATGAACCTTCGTTTACCAAGAATGCTCGTTGCTGCTATCGCTGGTGCATGCCTTGCAATAAGCGGGCTTGTTTTCCAAGGTATATTACGAAACCCACTCGCAGATCCTTCTATTATCGGGATTTCATCAGGAGCTGGTGTTGGTGCTTTAACTATTATGTATGTCTTTCCTACACTTCCTGGTTTCTTCCTACCTATTGGTGCATTTATCGGGGGACTACTTGCAGTTGGAATTGTCCTCTTCTTCTCATGGAAATCAGGATTCAGCCCAACAGCTCTTGCTTTAATAGGAATCGGTATTTCAGCTCTTGGCTCAGCGATTATTCAAATCTTTATCGTTAAAGCAAATTTGAACGTTGCTGCTGCTTTAACATGGCTATCAGGTAGTACGTATGCAAGAGGATGGAATCACTTAGAAAATATCATTCTATATCCATCGCTAATTCTTGTATTGATTATCTTTTTCTTAATAAAACAACTTGACGTTCTCGTACTTGGAGATGATTTAGCAACAGGACTCGGGCAACCAGTAAATAAAACGCGCCTTGCCCTCATTGTGTTAGCAACACTACTTGCATCTGTAAATATCGCAGCTGTCGGTACAATTGCCTTTCTAGGCCTTGTCGCACCACACTTAGCGCGAATTGTTGTTGGAATGAATCACCAAAGACTATTCGTTTGTTCTGCACTGTTTGGAGCAATCCTTCTTTCCATCGCTGACTTACTCGGACGAACAATTGCATACCCGAAAGAAATCCCTTCAGGTCTTGTAGTTGCTGTACTTGGCGCACCTTATTTCTTATGGCTAATGAGAAAGAGTGGGAAGAAGGTTAATTAA
- a CDS encoding DinB family protein, which produces MYQTIEGFLQSWTYEAESTQKMLDVLTDESLSQEIAPGHWMLGRVAWHIVTAIPVILSGTGLKFEGETKDYPVPTSAKTIAAEYRKVNAAFVETLQSKWTDKDLATINDFFGRPMPNSIFLMTLINHQNHHRGQMTVLMRQAGLTVPGVYGPAKEEWAAAGMEAPKM; this is translated from the coding sequence ATGTACCAAACTATTGAAGGCTTCTTACAATCGTGGACATACGAGGCTGAATCTACTCAAAAGATGCTCGATGTACTAACAGATGAATCTTTGTCACAAGAAATTGCACCTGGACATTGGATGTTAGGAAGAGTCGCTTGGCATATCGTGACGGCAATTCCTGTTATACTATCTGGCACAGGGCTAAAGTTTGAAGGAGAAACGAAAGATTATCCTGTTCCAACTTCTGCAAAAACAATTGCAGCTGAATACCGTAAAGTAAACGCGGCTTTTGTTGAAACACTTCAAAGTAAATGGACTGATAAAGACTTAGCTACTATTAATGACTTCTTTGGTCGCCCTATGCCGAATTCTATATTTTTAATGACACTCATCAATCATCAAAATCATCACCGCGGGCAAATGACGGTTTTAATGCGACAAGCCGGCTTAACAGTTCCTGGTGTGTACGGCCCCGCAAAAGAAGAGTGGGCTGCGGCTGGAATGGAAGCTCCTAAAATGTAA
- a CDS encoding spore coat protein C yields the protein MNTKNKKIALGTILLTSIIGVISVSLYFTYYGTPWGKQAAITESKEYITKYFNLDAEVKNTSYDAKMNSYAIAFDTNKDGEFTIEYKSPNNFNISPEVQAYLSKHSKFTE from the coding sequence TTGAATACAAAGAATAAAAAAATAGCTCTAGGAACTATTTTATTAACTTCTATTATTGGAGTTATTAGTGTATCTCTTTATTTCACCTATTATGGTACCCCTTGGGGAAAACAAGCAGCAATTACGGAATCAAAAGAGTATATTACAAAATATTTTAATCTAGATGCAGAAGTCAAAAACACTTCTTACGATGCTAAAATGAATAGCTATGCAATCGCCTTTGACACAAATAAAGACGGAGAGTTTACTATCGAATATAAAAGTCCTAATAACTTTAATATTTCTCCAGAAGTACAAGCGTATTTAAGTAAACACTCTAAATTTACAGAGTAG
- a CDS encoding ABC transporter permease, translating into MLHLIKLELKKFKLGWYVKRAIIANIVILALMIFVSIIAQVEGDAEIRNPETILLMASTIVRATFIVFGSVLIARLIIGEYKNKTILLMFSYPINRKKMMASKLAIAAIVTFITVIVSNILVVGIFFGIDSYFSILPNSFTVDQLVQEGIKLVPLAIATAGMSLIPLYFGMRKRSVPTTIVSSLIVVSIAMNSNPEFPAATFLPLQLALAAIGVVIAYYGIKNIEKEDITV; encoded by the coding sequence ATGCTACATTTAATAAAGCTAGAATTGAAAAAGTTTAAGCTTGGTTGGTACGTGAAGAGAGCAATTATTGCAAATATTGTTATACTGGCATTAATGATCTTTGTGAGCATCATCGCTCAAGTAGAAGGTGATGCAGAAATAAGGAATCCAGAGACGATATTGTTAATGGCTAGCACAATAGTAAGAGCAACGTTTATTGTTTTTGGTAGTGTATTAATCGCAAGGCTAATAATTGGTGAATATAAAAATAAAACAATACTACTTATGTTTTCTTATCCTATTAATCGGAAGAAAATGATGGCTAGTAAGTTGGCTATTGCAGCAATAGTAACATTTATAACAGTTATTGTATCTAACATTTTAGTAGTAGGAATTTTCTTTGGGATAGATAGCTATTTTTCAATTCTTCCTAATTCATTCACAGTAGATCAATTGGTGCAAGAAGGAATAAAACTAGTTCCTTTAGCCATTGCAACTGCGGGAATGAGTTTAATCCCTCTATATTTCGGAATGCGTAAACGTTCAGTGCCAACTACAATTGTTTCATCTCTTATCGTTGTCTCAATTGCAATGAATAGCAACCCAGAGTTTCCCGCAGCAACTTTTCTTCCCCTTCAACTAGCACTCGCAGCAATTGGAGTTGTGATTGCATATTACGGAATAAAAAATATAGAGAAGGAAGATATAACTGTATGA
- a CDS encoding DUF4097 family beta strand repeat-containing protein, with amino-acid sequence MKKMIVIAILFITIASVVFGIKVFQGKDFKKEKSFEINNIKEIEVDNENWDIEFKSTDANKIVISAQGEQVDKEIDPVKIENDENKIVIKQKQKMNRFFNGFTFRKKNSICIAIPKKEIDKIVLNNKSGDVKIRDIVVKSIVTKGKYGDEMITGLSAEKGEFTSESGDLMLKDSLLQDVNITSTTGDNYVKNVKKENMNITSTSGEVLLKDMTEGKSLFIETKSGDIGVRYKGVPASLKLMAKSNLADVIVDLKGFKKDKSTEKIKVGTIGDAKNEAKILSETGVIYID; translated from the coding sequence ATGAAAAAAATGATAGTAATTGCAATATTATTCATTACAATTGCTAGTGTAGTTTTTGGTATTAAGGTATTTCAGGGGAAAGATTTTAAGAAAGAAAAGTCTTTTGAGATAAATAATATAAAAGAAATAGAAGTAGACAATGAAAACTGGGATATTGAATTTAAAAGTACAGATGCTAATAAAATAGTAATTTCCGCTCAAGGTGAACAAGTAGATAAAGAGATAGATCCCGTCAAAATAGAAAATGACGAAAATAAAATTGTGATTAAGCAAAAACAAAAGATGAACAGATTTTTTAATGGTTTCACGTTTAGGAAGAAAAATAGTATATGTATAGCTATTCCGAAGAAAGAAATAGATAAAATTGTATTAAATAATAAATCAGGTGATGTGAAAATAAGAGATATAGTAGTAAAAAGTATCGTGACAAAGGGCAAATATGGAGATGAAATGATTACAGGATTATCGGCAGAGAAGGGTGAATTCACATCCGAAAGTGGAGATTTAATGTTAAAAGATAGTTTATTACAAGATGTAAATATAACTTCCACTACTGGTGATAATTATGTAAAAAATGTAAAAAAAGAAAATATGAACATCACTTCAACATCTGGGGAAGTATTACTGAAAGATATGACAGAAGGAAAATCATTATTTATAGAAACAAAATCAGGGGATATTGGCGTACGGTATAAAGGTGTCCCGGCATCATTGAAGCTTATGGCCAAAAGTAATTTAGCTGACGTAATAGTGGATTTAAAAGGATTTAAGAAAGATAAAAGTACAGAAAAAATAAAAGTAGGAACGATTGGTGATGCAAAAAATGAAGCGAAGATTTTAAGTGAAACAGGAGTCATTTATATTGATTAA
- a CDS encoding ABC transporter permease gives MLRLMKLEWKKHQLSSCFKSVAICIIAIFAVVSLMALGMKAEGDVLFSDFKQNMDLANIFIRITFIIFSSVILSRLVIDEYKNKTIQLAFMYPLQRKMLMSAKLTIVFCFCFVSTIIATFIISLLVYFVSPMMGLIETPATIGEIIATVPGTIISAFMISGISLIPLFFGMRKKSTPTTITSAVIIGMLISGNVGAGNDQVSMFDFIAIPIVLCLLGIFISYLSFRKIDKIDVA, from the coding sequence ATGCTTAGATTAATGAAGCTCGAGTGGAAAAAGCATCAATTATCTAGTTGCTTTAAAAGTGTAGCAATTTGTATTATAGCAATTTTCGCTGTAGTAAGCCTTATGGCATTGGGAATGAAAGCTGAGGGAGACGTGCTCTTCTCTGACTTCAAACAGAACATGGATTTAGCAAATATTTTTATTAGAATAACATTCATTATTTTTAGTTCGGTCATTTTATCACGTTTAGTAATTGATGAGTATAAGAACAAAACGATACAACTAGCATTTATGTATCCGCTACAAAGGAAAATGCTAATGAGTGCGAAATTAACAATTGTTTTCTGTTTTTGTTTTGTGAGCACGATTATCGCTACTTTCATTATTAGCTTGCTCGTATATTTTGTGAGTCCAATGATGGGACTGATTGAAACACCTGCTACGATAGGCGAAATAATAGCTACCGTTCCAGGTACTATTATAAGTGCATTTATGATATCTGGTATAAGTTTAATTCCTTTATTTTTTGGAATGAGAAAGAAATCGACACCGACAACGATTACTTCGGCAGTAATAATTGGTATGCTGATTAGTGGTAACGTTGGTGCTGGAAACGATCAAGTAAGTATGTTTGATTTTATAGCTATCCCAATCGTGCTCTGTTTATTAGGAATTTTCATTAGCTATCTATCGTTCCGTAAAATTGACAAGATCGATGTGGCGTGA